In Halorhabdus tiamatea SARL4B, a genomic segment contains:
- a CDS encoding DUF5790 family protein has protein sequence MSQSTLDDDDLFGEAATEMRSDVEEHLDAAREALPDPDDVWDVEADNTLGVLNALRSGLDPGEAETHLRDAKKWYTMGERADAFDDAGDLEDDIEAVEDLIADLSAAREQVSDLAGTVPEIRSELESADEERDDAGDDESDE, from the coding sequence ATGAGTCAATCAACACTCGACGACGACGATCTCTTCGGCGAAGCGGCGACCGAAATGCGCAGCGACGTCGAGGAACACCTCGACGCGGCCCGCGAGGCGCTGCCCGACCCCGACGACGTCTGGGACGTCGAGGCCGACAACACGCTCGGTGTCCTGAATGCCCTTCGGTCGGGGCTGGACCCGGGTGAGGCAGAGACCCACCTCCGGGACGCCAAGAAGTGGTACACGATGGGCGAACGTGCCGATGCCTTCGACGATGCCGGCGATCTGGAGGACGATATCGAGGCCGTCGAGGATCTCATCGCCGACCTCTCGGCCGCTCGCGAGCAAGTGAGCGACCTTGCGGGAACTGTTCCAGAGATCCGGAGTGAACTCGAATCCGCAGACGAGGAGAGAGACGACGCGGGAGACGACGAAAGCGACGAATAG
- a CDS encoding DUF192 domain-containing protein, which produces MHRSQVLNLLAVALLVLAAVLALTGPTSPLAPLLSPLSYENATLSIHDENGTELGTVDVRVADTERERYVGLSNTESLAEGEGMLFVHPESGSYAYVMRNMAFPIDIVFAGENGTITTIHHAQLPENPDNPQQRYRGQGQYVLEVPYGWTNSTGIHPGDRVSIPDSVAN; this is translated from the coding sequence GTGCACCGCAGTCAAGTCCTCAACCTGCTCGCCGTCGCCCTGCTCGTCCTCGCAGCAGTGCTGGCGCTGACCGGCCCGACCAGTCCACTCGCCCCGCTGCTCTCCCCGCTGTCCTACGAGAACGCGACACTCTCGATCCACGACGAGAACGGCACGGAACTCGGGACCGTCGACGTCCGCGTGGCCGACACCGAACGGGAACGCTACGTCGGCCTGAGTAACACCGAGTCACTCGCGGAGGGCGAGGGCATGCTTTTCGTCCACCCTGAATCCGGAAGCTACGCCTACGTGATGCGAAACATGGCGTTCCCGATCGACATCGTCTTCGCCGGCGAAAACGGGACGATCACGACAATCCATCACGCCCAACTCCCCGAGAACCCGGACAATCCACAGCAACGCTACCGCGGCCAGGGCCAGTACGTGCTCGAAGTCCCCTATGGCTGGACGAACTCGACCGGTATCCACCCCGGGGACCGAGTTTCGATTCCCGATTCCGTCGCGAACTGA
- a CDS encoding creatininase family protein: MHLTESTWPDADAVETDLAVLPVGSTEQHGPHAPLGTDAIIAEAVADAAVASFPGEVVVAPPLTVGVSEEHRAFPGSLWVSEDTFRATVRETVDSLAHHGWNRVVIVNGHGGNVGPLEEVCARISRHDDAYSVPFTWFDAVDPDDVSMGHAGPLETSVLEHVALDLIDENGIEAAREGAARRWGEWTSGVNLAYDVEEFAPNGVVGDPTAGSADLGEELLGSARDALVSLLEAVAERDLSGD, encoded by the coding sequence ATGCACCTCACCGAGTCGACCTGGCCCGACGCCGACGCGGTCGAGACCGATCTGGCCGTCCTCCCCGTCGGAAGCACCGAACAGCACGGCCCGCACGCGCCGCTCGGAACCGACGCCATCATCGCCGAGGCCGTCGCCGACGCGGCGGTTGCGTCCTTTCCGGGCGAGGTCGTCGTCGCGCCGCCGCTCACTGTCGGCGTGAGCGAGGAACATCGCGCCTTTCCGGGGTCGTTGTGGGTCAGCGAGGACACCTTCCGGGCGACAGTTCGCGAGACCGTCGACAGCCTCGCCCACCACGGCTGGAATCGCGTGGTGATCGTCAACGGCCACGGCGGCAACGTCGGTCCGCTCGAGGAAGTCTGTGCCCGGATCTCCCGCCACGACGACGCCTATTCGGTCCCGTTCACCTGGTTCGACGCGGTCGACCCCGACGACGTCTCGATGGGCCACGCCGGGCCACTCGAAACGAGCGTGCTCGAACATGTCGCGCTGGATCTCATTGACGAGAACGGGATCGAGGCTGCCCGCGAGGGGGCTGCCAGGCGCTGGGGCGAGTGGACGAGCGGTGTCAATCTCGCCTACGACGTCGAGGAATTCGCCCCGAACGGCGTCGTCGGGGATCCGACTGCAGGTAGTGCCGACCTCGGCGAAGAACTGCTCGGCTCGGCCCGGGACGCGCTGGTGTCGCTGCTGGAAGCAGTGGCCGAACGCGATCTGTCCGGTGACTAA